Proteins from one Candidatus Rokuibacteriota bacterium genomic window:
- a CDS encoding TlpA family protein disulfide reductase, which produces MLLVIGGVGALVALLAFGFTRDPKAIPSPLVGRPAPAFSLALFGGGSLSLESLRGKVVVVNFWASWCFPACWNEAPRLEAAWRRYRDRGVVLVGIVYQDSEANAKEFIARHGKTYPSGMDPGSRIAIDFGVYGVPETFFIDRAGRIRRKHVGEINDEILSTTIEDLLREAVEPPKTSAVWRGWAARKGATGG; this is translated from the coding sequence CTGCTTCTCGTCATCGGGGGGGTGGGCGCGCTGGTCGCGCTCCTCGCCTTTGGCTTCACCCGAGACCCCAAGGCCATCCCCTCGCCCCTCGTGGGCCGGCCGGCCCCGGCCTTCTCGCTTGCACTCTTCGGCGGGGGGTCGTTGAGTCTCGAGTCGCTTCGGGGGAAAGTCGTGGTCGTCAATTTCTGGGCGTCCTGGTGCTTTCCGGCCTGCTGGAACGAAGCCCCTCGGCTGGAGGCCGCGTGGCGGCGCTACCGGGACCGCGGCGTCGTCCTGGTCGGGATCGTCTACCAGGACTCCGAGGCCAACGCGAAGGAGTTCATCGCGCGGCACGGGAAGACGTATCCGAGCGGGATGGACCCGGGAAGCCGGATCGCCATCGACTTCGGCGTCTACGGAGTGCCCGAGACCTTCTTCATTGACCGGGCGGGGCGGATCCGGCGGAAGCACGTCGGTGAGATCAACGACGAGATCCTCAGCACGACGATCGAGGACCTCCTCAGGGAGGCCGTGGAGCCTCCCAAGACGTCAGCCGTATGGCGCGGCTGGGCGGCCAGAAAGGGAGCGACAGGTGGATAG
- a CDS encoding cytochrome c oxidase assembly protein, which yields MEPTLKAALAAWQWRPDVALVVAALGVAYVTGWRRLRRRTPAIARPGRLALYLLGLSVIVLALLSPIDTLAAWLLTMHMLQHELLTMVAPPLLLLANPLPVVLWGLPRRLRHRLGRLLTRGSLVRRGFRMLTLMPVAWVLYMAILWSWHLPAAYEAALHDEVIHSVQHLSFFAAGLLFWWPLINPAPRLHGHIPYGFRLAYIIAAVGPTALPMMSIAVFAREVFYPYYTTAPRLWGLTALEDQAIGWSLMGTLDGMIALIALLLLVARMLEHEERMTRLREAIDARRRDARP from the coding sequence ATGGAGCCGACCCTGAAGGCAGCGCTGGCAGCCTGGCAGTGGCGGCCTGACGTCGCCCTCGTCGTGGCAGCCCTGGGGGTGGCCTACGTCACGGGCTGGCGGCGGCTCAGGCGGCGGACGCCGGCTATCGCCAGGCCGGGGCGACTTGCCCTTTATCTCCTCGGGCTATCGGTAATCGTCCTGGCGCTCCTCTCCCCGATCGACACGTTGGCGGCCTGGCTCCTCACGATGCACATGCTCCAGCACGAGCTGCTCACGATGGTGGCGCCGCCCCTCTTGCTGCTGGCAAACCCGCTCCCGGTCGTGCTCTGGGGACTACCCAGGCGGCTCCGTCACCGCCTCGGGCGGCTCCTGACCCGGGGGTCGCTCGTGCGCAGAGGGTTCCGCATGCTGACGCTCATGCCCGTCGCCTGGGTACTGTACATGGCCATCCTCTGGAGCTGGCACCTCCCCGCCGCTTATGAGGCCGCGCTTCACGACGAAGTCATCCATTCCGTGCAGCATCTCTCCTTCTTCGCCGCCGGGCTCCTCTTCTGGTGGCCCCTCATCAACCCGGCCCCAAGGCTCCACGGGCACATCCCGTACGGCTTCAGGCTCGCCTACATCATCGCGGCGGTCGGTCCGACGGCTCTTCCCATGATGTCGATCGCCGTCTTTGCACGGGAGGTCTTCTACCCCTACTACACGACCGCGCCGCGCCTCTGGGGCCTCACGGCGCTCGAAGACCAGGCCATCGGCTGGAGCCTGATGGGTACCTTGGATGGGATGATCGCTCTTATTGCTCTTCTCCTGCTGGTCGCCCGGATGCTGGAGCACGAGGAACGGATGACCCGCCTCCGCGAGGCGATCGACGCGAGGCGGAGAGACGCTCGCCCATGA